In the Mesorhizobium sp. WSM2240 genome, GCCACTATCCAGCAGGGCTACCTCGAAAACTCCAATGTCGATCCGGTCAAGGAAATCACCGAACTGATCTCGGCGCAGCGCGCCTACGAGATGAACTCCAAGGTCATCCAGGCCGCCGACGAGATGGCGGCCGTCGTCTCCAAGAACATAAGGTAGGCAGATGTCGGCTCGGTCGATGCGCGCTCTGGTTCACGCCGCGGCTGCCGGCCTCGCGCTGTGCTGCGCGCTGCCTGCGCTGGCGCAGGAGACCGTGCTCATCCCCAACCGGGTCATCTATCCCGGCGAGACGGTTTCGGCCGACGCGCTGAAGGAAGTCACGCTGAAGCCCGGCAAGCAGGCGCCGGAAGCAGTCGCAGTTACGCTCGCCGAGCTCGACGGCAAAGTCGCCAGGCGCACCCTGCTGACCGGCCGCTACATTCCATTGAGCTCGCTGCGCGAGGCGTACCTGGTCGAACGAGGCGCGGCCGTCGAGGTGGTCTTCGTCTCCGGCGCGCTGACGATCTCGGCGAGCGCCGTCACCCTCGAGCCCGGCTCGGCCGGCGATCTGGTCAAGGTCCGCAACATCGACAGCGGCAAGATCCTGTCCGGCACGGTCATGGCCGACGGCTCGATCCGGGTCGGAGCGACATGATCTGCCGCCTGCTCATTCTAGCCGTCGCTGCCATTTTCGGCGCTCAGGCTGCGCTTGCCGACGGCCTGATCCGCAAGGACGGCGGCGGCGGCGCCGGAGGCGACGGCAGCTACGAGCAGCGCGACCTCTACCCCGGCCAGAACCTCGTTCCGTCGCGCATCAAGGACATCGCCCAGCTCCAGAGCGCGCGCGACAACCAGCTCGTCGGCTACGGCCTCGTTATCGGCCTGCAAGGCTCCGGCGACAGCCTGCGCAATTCGCCTTTCACCGAACAGTCTATCCGTGCCATGCTGGAAAACCTCGGCATCGCCAGCGAAGGCGGCCGGGCGCGTGCGAAGAACGTCGCAGCGGTGATCGTCACTGCCAACCTGCCGCCCTTCGTCCAGTCCGGCGCGCGTATCGACGTCAGCGTCTCGTCGCTGGGCGACGCGGTATCGCTCGCCGGCGGCGTCCTGGTGATGACGCCGCTGAAGGCTGCCGACGGCGATATCTATGCGGTCGCGCAGGGGCCGGTATTCATCTCCGGGTTCAACGCCCAGGGCGACGCCGAAAAAGTCACGCAAGGCGTGCCAACCTCCGGCCGCGTCCCCAACGGCGCAATCATCGAGCGCCAGGTCGAGGCCGAATTCGGCGATGCCGGCACGCTGACGCTGCAGCTCCGCAACGCCGATTTCTCGACCGCCGTTAGGATCACCGACGTTATCAACGATTACGCGCTGGAGCGCTTCGGCAAGCGCGTGGCGCGCGAGCAGGATTCGCGCACCGTCCTCATCCAGAAGCCGCAGAAAATATCGGCCGCCCGCTTCTACGCCGAGCTGGAAAACCTCGTGGTCGAATCCGATATGCCGGCGCGGGTCGTGGTCGACGAGCGCACCGGCACCATCGTCATCGGCAACGAGGTCAGGATATCGCGCGTCGCCATCAGCCACGGCACGCTGACGGTACGCATCACCGAAATGCCGAGGATCGTCCAGCCTGAACCGTTCTCCAAAGGTCGGACCGCGGTGGAGCCGTTCACCGCCATCGAGGCGGATCAGCCGGACGGCCGCGTCGCCATACTCGACGGTCCTAATCTCGAAACGCTGGTTTCCGGACTGAACCGGCTCGGCGTCAAGCCCGACGGCATCATCGCCATCCTCCAGGGCATCAAATCCGCCGGCGCCCTGCAGGCCGAACTCGTACTTCAATAGGTGACGCGATGCCGGCCAAATTTCATCTCCTGACCCCGCCAAGACGCATCGTCCGCAAGACGCTTGCCGCCGCGACGCTTGCTGCGCTGCTGGCTGCCGGCGGTCCCGCCGCGACTGAATCCATCCCGGCCGCCGTGCCCGCGGCCGAGACTGAGAGCGAGATCCAGCGCTTCTGCTCGAGCATTGCCGATGCGGCTCGCGACCGCCGTTACGCCCTGCAAAAGATGGAACTGGAGACGCTGCAGAAGGAAGTCGACAAGCGTATCGCGCTGCTCGAGGAGAAGCGCGCCGAATATGAGAGCTGGATGAAGCGGCGCGAGGATTTTCTCGCTCAGGCCGAAGGCAACGTTGTCGACATATACGCCACGATGAAGCCGGACGCCGCAGCCGAGCGGCTTGCCATGCTCAATGTAGAGCTTGCCGCCGGCATATTGATGAAGCTCGATTCGCGCCGCGCCGGCGTCATCCTCAATGAAATGGAGAGCAAGGCTGCCGCCGCGCTCACCGGCATCATGGCGAGCGCCGCGCGCAGGGAAGACCCGACATGATCCGCAAGCTTTTGCTGGCCATCGCCGCGGCAGCACTCGCTGGCTGCGGCTCCAATCTGAAAGAGATCGGCCAGCCGCCGGCCCTGTCGGCCGTCGGCTCCGGCGTCGCCGCGGGCACGCAATCGGTCTATCAGTATCCCGAAACGCCGGCCCAGCCGGTCAAGCGCTTTTCGCTGTGGAACGACCGTCAGAGTCGGCTCTTCACCGACCCGCGCGCGCTGTCGCCCGGCGACATCCTGACGGTCGAGATCGAGATCAACGACCGGGCGAAATTCAAGAACGAATCCGACCGCAGCCGCACGTCGACCAAATCCCTCGGCGGCGCGCTGGAGTATGAATGGGACGGGATCGGCTCCGGCGGCACTGCCGACGCCAATATCGGCTCGAGGTCCGCGTCGGCCGGCGCCGGCGAAACCACCCGCTCGGAGACGATCCAACTTTCCGTCGCCGCCATCGTCACCGATGTCATGCCGAACGGCAATCTGGTGATCAACGGCTCGCAGGAAGTACGGGTCAATGCCGAACTCCGGATCCTGACTATTGCGGGCATTGTGCGTCCGGTCGATATCGGGCCGAACAACACGATCTCCTACAAGCGCATCGCCGAGGCCCGTATTTCCTATGGCGGCCGAGGACGTCTGACCGAGGTGCAGCAGCCGCCTTACGGGCAGCAGTTCCTCGACCAGGTTCTTCCCTTCTAGGCCGGGGCA is a window encoding:
- the flgA gene encoding flagellar basal body P-ring formation chaperone FlgA; translation: MSARSMRALVHAAAAGLALCCALPALAQETVLIPNRVIYPGETVSADALKEVTLKPGKQAPEAVAVTLAELDGKVARRTLLTGRYIPLSSLREAYLVERGAAVEVVFVSGALTISASAVTLEPGSAGDLVKVRNIDSGKILSGTVMADGSIRVGAT
- a CDS encoding flagellar basal body P-ring protein FlgI; its protein translation is MICRLLILAVAAIFGAQAALADGLIRKDGGGGAGGDGSYEQRDLYPGQNLVPSRIKDIAQLQSARDNQLVGYGLVIGLQGSGDSLRNSPFTEQSIRAMLENLGIASEGGRARAKNVAAVIVTANLPPFVQSGARIDVSVSSLGDAVSLAGGVLVMTPLKAADGDIYAVAQGPVFISGFNAQGDAEKVTQGVPTSGRVPNGAIIERQVEAEFGDAGTLTLQLRNADFSTAVRITDVINDYALERFGKRVAREQDSRTVLIQKPQKISAARFYAELENLVVESDMPARVVVDERTGTIVIGNEVRISRVAISHGTLTVRITEMPRIVQPEPFSKGRTAVEPFTAIEADQPDGRVAILDGPNLETLVSGLNRLGVKPDGIIAILQGIKSAGALQAELVLQ
- a CDS encoding MotE family protein, with product MPAKFHLLTPPRRIVRKTLAAATLAALLAAGGPAATESIPAAVPAAETESEIQRFCSSIADAARDRRYALQKMELETLQKEVDKRIALLEEKRAEYESWMKRREDFLAQAEGNVVDIYATMKPDAAAERLAMLNVELAAGILMKLDSRRAGVILNEMESKAAAALTGIMASAARREDPT
- the flgH gene encoding flagellar basal body L-ring protein FlgH, which produces MIRKLLLAIAAAALAGCGSNLKEIGQPPALSAVGSGVAAGTQSVYQYPETPAQPVKRFSLWNDRQSRLFTDPRALSPGDILTVEIEINDRAKFKNESDRSRTSTKSLGGALEYEWDGIGSGGTADANIGSRSASAGAGETTRSETIQLSVAAIVTDVMPNGNLVINGSQEVRVNAELRILTIAGIVRPVDIGPNNTISYKRIAEARISYGGRGRLTEVQQPPYGQQFLDQVLPF